From a region of the Rhinopithecus roxellana isolate Shanxi Qingling chromosome 8, ASM756505v1, whole genome shotgun sequence genome:
- the LRRC71 gene encoding leucine-rich repeat-containing protein 71 — protein sequence MSSEQSAPGASPRAPRPGTQKSSGAVTKKGERAAKEKPATVLPPLGEEEPKSPEEYQCSGVLETDFAELCTRWGYTDFPKVVNRPRPHPPFVPSASLSEKATLDDPRLSGSCSLNSLESKYVFFRPTIQVELEQEDSKSVKEIYIRGWKVEERILGIFSKCLPPLTQLQAINFWKVGLTDKTLTTFMELLPLCSSTLRKVSLEGNPLPEQSYHKLMALDSTIAHLSLRNNNIDDRGAKLLGQALSTLHSCNRTLVSLNLGFNHIGDEGAGYIADGLRLNRSLLWLSLAHNRIQDKGALKLAEVLRAFELTHTEVVERRRLLLEKGTQERSRSPSSSRHGDSKTDREKSQMVGISNSALVDKTDKTQTMKTPKGLGKKKEKSWELAKKEEKSGSGQSPTQGTPKKEDATKAGKGKVTIPEQKPSRVKGMKTGSREKRSILPESELVVEATEVINPLLEPVEHRDGKVFMPGNKVLLHLNLLRNRITEVGLEGFLATVQYQMQFSKAKSVSKGPVGLLWLSLAKNCFAPQCPAYAIIQELMLPRDPIKAKLREDEAMAFFP from the exons ATGTCGAGCGAGCAGAGCGCGCCGGGGGCCTCACCCAGGGCCCCGCGTCCGGGGACCCAGAAGTCTTCTGGCGCGGTGACCAAAAAGGGAGAGCGCGCGGCCAAAGAGAAGCCGGCGACTGTTCTGCCTCCCCTGGGAGAGGAGGAGCCCAAAAGCCCTG AGGAGTACCAGTGCTCGGGGGTCCTCGAGACCGACTTTGCCGAGCTCTGCACGCGATGGGGCTACACGGACTTCCCCAAAGTTGTCAACCGGCCCCGCCCCCACCCGCCCTTCGTCCCCTCCGCCTCTTTGTCGGAAAAGGCCACCCTAG acgATCCGCGGCTGTCGGGGTCCTGCAGCCTCAACAGCCTGGAGAGCAAATACGTGTTCTTCCGGCCCACCATCCAGGTGGAGCTGGAGCAGGAGGACAGCAAGTCGGTGAAGGAAATCTACATCCGCG GTTGGAAGGTTGAAGAACGGATTCTGGGTATCTTCTCTAAATGTCTGCCCCCGCTCACCCAGCTACAGGCCATCAA CTTTTGGAAGGTGGGGCTGACGGATAAGACCCTGACCACCTTCATGGAGCTCCTGCCTCTCTGTTCATCCACGCTCAG GAAGGTGTCTCTGGAGGGGAACCCACTGCCGGAGCAGTCCTATCATAAGCTCATGGCCTTGGACAGCAC GATTGCGCACTTGTCTCTGCGGAACAATAACATCGACGACCGCGGGGCGAAActcctgggccaggcactgtcCACGCTGCACAGCTGCAACCGGACCCTCGTCTCGCTCAACCTGGGCTTCAACCACATCGGGGACGAGGGCGCGGGCTACATCGCGGAC GGTCTCCGGCTGAACCGTTCCCTGCTCTGGCTGTCCCTGGCCCACAATCGCATCCAGGACAAGGGCGCCCTGAAGCTGGCTGAG GTCCTGCGCGCCTTCGAGTTGACGCACACGGAGGTGGTGGAGCGCCGGCGTCTCCTGCTGGAGAAAGGGACGCAGGAGCGCTCGCGATCG CCCTCCTCCTCTCGACATGGGGACTCCAAAACGGACCGTGAGAAGAGTCAGATGGTAGGGATCAGCAATAGTGCATTGGTGGACAAGACAGACAAGACACAGACAATGAAAACCCCTAAGGGCCTGGGCAAGAAAAAGGAGAAGTCATGG GAATTGGCCAAGAAAGAGGAGAAGTCGGGGTCTGGGCAGTCACCCACACAAGGAACACCTAAGAAAGAAGATGCCACAAAGGCAGGCAAGGGGA AGGTAACCATCCCTGAGCAGAAGCCAAGCAGGGTAAAAGGGATGAAGACCGGGAGCAGAGAGAAGCGCAGCATCCTCCCGGAGTCCGAG CTGGTTGTTGAGGCTACTGAGGTGATCAACCCTCTCCTGGAGCCTGTGGAGCACCGAGATGGGAAAGTTTTCATGCCTGGGAACAAGGTCCTTTTGCACCTCAACCTCCTCC GGAACCGCATCACAGAGGTGGGGCTGGAGGGCTTCCTCGCCACAGTGCAGTATCAGATGCAGTTCTCCAAGGCCAAGAGTGTGTCCAAGGGTCCAGTGGGGCTGCTGTGGCTGTCCCTGGCT aaaaattgCTTCGCCCCACAATGTCCTGCGTACGCCATAATCCAGGAGCTGATGTTGCCAAGGGATCCCATCAAGGCCAAACTCAGGGAGGATGAGGCCATGGCATTCTTCCCCTAG